The nucleotide window GCATTTCGGTTCGGCCTACGCGGCGGTGAGCAATCTGCCCCGCTGGCCGGAGGCGGGCATCCCCCCGCAGAAGGCGGAAACGCTTGCGCGCAACGCATGGCGGGAACGGGCAAGACCGGAATGGGAGAATGCGCGCACGCTCGACGCTTCCATCATCCTCTGGACGGATGCGCGCTATCCCGCGCTTTTGAAGGAACTGCCCGACGCTCCGGCCCTTTTCTACGCCAGAGGCGACCTTTCCCTGCTGGCCGGGCCATGCGTAGCCGTCGTCGGTTCAAGGGAAAGTTCCGCCGCCGCGCTCGATACCGCCGCGGCCGTGGCCGGGGAGCTTTCCCGCTCCGGCGTCACCGTGGTTTCGGGTCTCGCCTTCGGGGTGGACGGTCGTGCCCACAGAGCAGCCCTTTCCGGGCCGGGCCGCACCATAGCCGTCATGCCCGGCGGCGTGGACATGGTCTTTCCCGCAAGGCACAGAGAACTGTACCGGCACATTGCAGAACGGGGTCTCATCATCAGTGAAATGCCTCCCGGAACTTCGCCCGGACCGGGAGCCTTTCCGGTACGAAACCGCATCATCAGCGGCCTTTCCCTCGGGGTGCTCATGGTGGAGGCCGTTCATCCTGCAAGCGGCAGCACCATCACGGCGCGTCTTGCAGCGGAACAGGGCAGAAACGTCTACGTTCCTTCGCCGGACACCTTCCGCGGTCCGTACCGCGAAGGAACGAAGAAACTGCTGCTGGAAGGCGCTCGCCCCGTTTTCCATGCGGCGGACATTCTGGCCGATCTTTTTCCGCACCTGAAAGATTCCCTGCAGAGGTCATCGCCCCCAAAGCTCCTTCCTTCAGAAGAAAAACCGCTGCCGGATACACGGAAAAACACAAGAGCCGCCGCGCATGGCGCAGCTCCTTGCCCGGCTGCGCCGCAGGCTCTCCGCCCCGGAACCGTGCGGCCCGTCGCCCGTACGGAAACATCTCCCGCGTCCTCCCTTACGGAAGAGGAGGAAACACTCCTTGCCCTTCTGCGCAGGGGGCCGCTTCTTCAGGATGAGCTTCTGTATGCCGCACAGGAAAAAAGAGGGACATGGACCAGCGCAGCCGTCAGTGCCGCGCTCATGATACTGGAAGTAAAACAGCTGGTACGCCGTCTTTCCGACGGCCGCTACGAGGCCGCCCCATGAACCGCATTGCCGAAATCACCGCTTCCCTGCCGCCCGGCCCGGCCGCCTTCCTGGCCTGGCTGGAATTTCAGAAAGGCGCCTCCGAAGCCACGGTGCGGGCCTATGCTCTGGACATTCTGGAATTTGAAACCTACCTGCACGGCATGGGGGCCACTCTGGCGCGTCCTTCGGAAATCACAAGGCAGATGGTGCAGGGCTTTTCCGCCTCCCTTTTCCGCAGAAACATGGCCCGCTCCTCCATGGCGCGCAAGCTCTCCGCCCTGCGCAGCCTGTTCCGGCACCTGCACAGACTGCACAAAATAGAATCCGATCCCTGCGCCGGGGTACGCAACCCGAAGCAGGATCAGCGGCATCCGGCCATGCTCAACGTGGACCAGACCTTCGCGCTGCTTGAGGAGCCGCCCGCAGAAAAAGACATTGCCCCTCCTGCGGAAACGCCCGGCAAAGACATTTTCCACCTCAGGGACACGGCGCTTCTGGAACTGCTCTACGGTTCGGGCCTGCGTATTTCCGAGGCGCTGGGCCTGAACGTGAACGACATGCGGCCGCAGACGGGACATGTCATCGTCATGGGCAAGGGCGGCAAACAGCGGCAGGTTCCCCTCAGCGATACCAGCATCGCCGCGCTGGAAAAATGGCTTTCGGCGCGAAGCGAGGTTCCGCCCGAACACGGAGAAAGGGCGCTTTTTCTCGGCAGGCGCGGCAAAAGGCTGGACCGCCGTCAGGCCGCGCGCATTCTGGAGGAAAGAGCGAAGGAGGCGGGCATTCCGCAGCACGTCTCCCCCCACGACCTGCGGCATTCCTTCGCCACGCATCTTCTGGAAGGCGGGGCGGATCTGCGCGCCGTACAGGAACTTCTGGGGCACAGCCGCATTTCCACCACGCAGCGCTACACGCATCTCGACCTCGCCGCCCTTACGCGCATTTACGATGCTTCCCACCCTCTGGCGCAGGGCGGGAAGGAAGACGGCGGAAAAAAGGCGTGAGGCGGACTTTTTCCGGCTGCGGAAGAGGGGGATTTACCCATTGCGTGCGCTGCGAAGAAAGGATAAACTCTCTTGTCTTTTTACTTCCCGGGTGGTGCGCGCATGTCTGAACAACTTCTCCTTGCCGACATCGGCAATACCTGCATCAAGCTCGTCTTTGCCCGCCCCGACGCGCTGGAGGCCGCCTATTCCCTGCCCACCAGGGCGCAGCACACGGCCGACAGCCTGGGCCTCTCCCTCATGCAGCTCCTTTCCCTGCAGGGCCTCGGCGCCGCGGACATCACCGCCTGCGTGGTCTGTTCCGTGGTACCCGACGTGAACACCCTGTTTCAGGAAGCCTGCCGCAGATATCTGAAAAAGACGCCCCTCTCCTTCCCCGGCGACTTTGCCGTCGACCTCGTCAACGGTTATGATCAGCCGCAGGAAGTAGGGGCCGACCGGCTGCTCGCGGCCTTTGCGGCAAGAAAGCTCTTTCCCGAAACGCCCTCCCTCATTTCCGTGGATTTCGGCACCGCCACCACCTTCGACTGCGTTTCCGGCAACACCTATCTCGGCGGACTCATCTGCCCGGGGCTCTTTTCCTCCCGCAACGCGCTTGCGGCCAACACCGCCAAGCTCCCGCGCATTTCTCTGGAAATGACGGATTCCCATGTAAGCATAGGAAAGAGCACCATCACCAGCATGAATCACGGTTTTCTCTTCGGCTTCGCCGCCATGACGGAAGGCCTGTGCGAACGCCTGAAGGAAGAGCTGCCCGGCCCCACCCTCGTTGTGGGCACGGGCGGCGCGGCGCATGACCTTGCAAGGATATGCCGGGCCTTCGACGTCGTTCGGCCCGACCTCATTCTGGAAGGACTCCGGCTGCTCTGGGCCGGAGGCGGGGCGCGCGCTTCACTCTAGCATTCCGTTCTCTTACCCGGCTCTGTCCGGCCACATCTCCAAGGAGTTTCCTCAATGAACAACAGCACCATCACTTCCGTATGGGCCCGCGAAATTCTCGATTCCCGCGGCAACCCCACTGTTGAAGTGGAAGTCAGCCTCGAATCCGGCCACGTCGGCCGCGCGGCCGTGCCTTCCGGCGCCTCCACCGGCAGCCGCGAAGCCCTTGAAATGCGCGACGGCGACAAGAGCCGCTACAAGGGCAAGGGCGTGACCCGCGCCGTGGAACATGTGAACGGTGAAATCGCCGAAGCCGTCGTCGGCCTCGACGCCCTGCGCCAGGTGCAGGTGGACAACACCCTCATCGACCTCGACGGCACGGAAAACAAGTCCCGCCTGGGCGCCAACGCCATGCTCGGCGTTTCCCTCGCCACCGCCCGCGCCGCAGCCGAATACCTCGGTCTGCCCCTGTATCAGTACCTCGGCGGCGTGAACGCCAAGATCATGCCCTCTCCCATGATGAACGTCATCAACGGCGGCGCTCATGCCCCCAACAACCTGGACATCCAGGAATTCATGATCATGCCCGTGGGCGCCAAGACCTTTGCCGACGCCCTGCGCATCGGCGCGGAAGTGTTCCACACGCTGAAGAGCATCCTTGCCAAGGACGGTCACGTCACCTCCGTGGGCGACGAGGGCGGCTTCGCCCCCAATCTGAAGAGCCACGACGAGGCCTTCAGCTACCTCATCAAGGCCATTGAGGCCGCCGGTTACATTCCCGGTGCGGAAGTGGCCCTCGGCATCGACGCCGCCTCTTCCGAATTCTACAAGGACGGCAAGTACGTCATCGCCGGTGAAGGCCTGGAACTCACCAGCGAACAGATGGTGGACTGGCTGGAAGACTTCACCGAACGCTATCCGCTCATCTCCATTGAAGACGGCATGGCCGAAAACGACCGCGAAGGCTGGAAGCTGCTCACCGACCGCCTCGGCGATCATATCCAGCTCGTCGGCGACGACCTCTTCGTCACCAACCCCGACATTCTGGCCGAAGGCATTGAAGACGGCCTCGCCAATGCCGTGCTCATCAAGGTGAACCAGATCGGCACCCTCACCGAAACCCTGGACACCATCGAAATCGCCAAGAACGCCGGTTACGCCACCATCGTTTCCCACCGTTCCGGCGAAACCGAAGACACCTTCA belongs to Mailhella massiliensis and includes:
- a CDS encoding type III pantothenate kinase: MSEQLLLADIGNTCIKLVFARPDALEAAYSLPTRAQHTADSLGLSLMQLLSLQGLGAADITACVVCSVVPDVNTLFQEACRRYLKKTPLSFPGDFAVDLVNGYDQPQEVGADRLLAAFAARKLFPETPSLISVDFGTATTFDCVSGNTYLGGLICPGLFSSRNALAANTAKLPRISLEMTDSHVSIGKSTITSMNHGFLFGFAAMTEGLCERLKEELPGPTLVVGTGGAAHDLARICRAFDVVRPDLILEGLRLLWAGGGARASL
- the eno gene encoding phosphopyruvate hydratase, giving the protein MNNSTITSVWAREILDSRGNPTVEVEVSLESGHVGRAAVPSGASTGSREALEMRDGDKSRYKGKGVTRAVEHVNGEIAEAVVGLDALRQVQVDNTLIDLDGTENKSRLGANAMLGVSLATARAAAEYLGLPLYQYLGGVNAKIMPSPMMNVINGGAHAPNNLDIQEFMIMPVGAKTFADALRIGAEVFHTLKSILAKDGHVTSVGDEGGFAPNLKSHDEAFSYLIKAIEAAGYIPGAEVALGIDAASSEFYKDGKYVIAGEGLELTSEQMVDWLEDFTERYPLISIEDGMAENDREGWKLLTDRLGDHIQLVGDDLFVTNPDILAEGIEDGLANAVLIKVNQIGTLTETLDTIEIAKNAGYATIVSHRSGETEDTFIADLAVGTNSGQIKTGSASRSDRIAKYNQLLRIEEELSDVSFFFGPILADNYGLTQSDDEAE
- a CDS encoding tyrosine recombinase XerC, whose translation is MNRIAEITASLPPGPAAFLAWLEFQKGASEATVRAYALDILEFETYLHGMGATLARPSEITRQMVQGFSASLFRRNMARSSMARKLSALRSLFRHLHRLHKIESDPCAGVRNPKQDQRHPAMLNVDQTFALLEEPPAEKDIAPPAETPGKDIFHLRDTALLELLYGSGLRISEALGLNVNDMRPQTGHVIVMGKGGKQRQVPLSDTSIAALEKWLSARSEVPPEHGERALFLGRRGKRLDRRQAARILEERAKEAGIPQHVSPHDLRHSFATHLLEGGADLRAVQELLGHSRISTTQRYTHLDLAALTRIYDASHPLAQGGKEDGGKKA
- the dprA gene encoding DNA-processing protein DprA, which codes for MTGGRDRPSGLAALDEDGRREYWAALALRCCAGLGSRGTCLLLRHFGSAYAAVSNLPRWPEAGIPPQKAETLARNAWRERARPEWENARTLDASIILWTDARYPALLKELPDAPALFYARGDLSLLAGPCVAVVGSRESSAAALDTAAAVAGELSRSGVTVVSGLAFGVDGRAHRAALSGPGRTIAVMPGGVDMVFPARHRELYRHIAERGLIISEMPPGTSPGPGAFPVRNRIISGLSLGVLMVEAVHPASGSTITARLAAEQGRNVYVPSPDTFRGPYREGTKKLLLEGARPVFHAADILADLFPHLKDSLQRSSPPKLLPSEEKPLPDTRKNTRAAAHGAAPCPAAPQALRPGTVRPVARTETSPASSLTEEEETLLALLRRGPLLQDELLYAAQEKRGTWTSAAVSAALMILEVKQLVRRLSDGRYEAAP